A window of the Streptomyces luomodiensis genome harbors these coding sequences:
- a CDS encoding lytic transglycosylase domain-containing protein, whose amino-acid sequence MLTRAAGLVAAFIAGLALVVAAVLVVRHLTAPSKPELPVIPESRRPALEAAARVCAPLSVPLLAAQIDAESGWRPRADSGHAQGISQFAPVTWKEWGQDGDGDGKADVWEPRDAIPSQARYMCHLYDVVKAVPGSETSVGATRLALAAYNAGPNAVLRARGIPEILETEEYVDKIMKDLLPKYRKSEEKYRTSEAKRTGRASASPSVPSSASPSTDPSAPASGDSPAATRQP is encoded by the coding sequence ATGCTGACCCGTGCCGCCGGGCTGGTCGCGGCGTTCATCGCCGGCCTCGCGCTGGTTGTCGCCGCGGTCCTCGTCGTACGGCATCTCACCGCACCCTCGAAGCCCGAGCTGCCGGTGATCCCCGAGAGCCGGCGCCCCGCCCTGGAGGCGGCGGCCCGCGTCTGTGCCCCGCTCAGCGTTCCGCTGCTGGCCGCCCAGATCGACGCGGAGAGCGGCTGGCGCCCGCGCGCGGACTCCGGACATGCCCAGGGCATCTCGCAGTTCGCGCCGGTCACCTGGAAGGAGTGGGGCCAGGACGGCGACGGCGACGGCAAGGCCGACGTCTGGGAGCCCCGCGACGCCATCCCCTCCCAGGCCCGCTACATGTGCCATCTGTACGACGTGGTCAAGGCGGTCCCGGGCAGCGAGACCAGCGTCGGGGCGACCCGGCTCGCGCTCGCGGCGTACAACGCCGGGCCGAACGCGGTGCTCCGGGCGCGCGGCATCCCGGAGATCCTCGAAACCGAGGAATATGTCGACAAGATCATGAAGGATCTGCTGCCCAAGTACCGGAAGAGCGAGGAGAAGTACCGGACGAGCGAGGCGAAGCGCACCGGCCGCGCCTCCGCCTCGCCGTCCGTCCCGTCCTCCGCCTCGCCCTCCACGGATCCGTCCGCGCCCGCCTCCGGCGACTCACCGGCGGCTACGCGTCAGCCGTGA
- a CDS encoding ABC transporter permease, which produces MLSAPSLAAAALLPVNVTLGVVLGALLLAAVTVAARARLADSRERGYARAMALAGARAAAQLAAVSYAIGWVVRSVPLLLAFVALMFAVAVRTAGRRITPNATWWWAAVPIAAGVAPVVATLLLTGLVPLKGVALIPVTGILIGGALTATVLGGRRALDELTARHGEVEAGLALGLLDRDARLEIARPAASDALLPGLDQTRTVGLVTLPGAFVGMLLGGASPVLAGAVQLFVLVALMAVQAVAVAVVLELVAAGRLHRRVPVSLSAAEGE; this is translated from the coding sequence GTGCTCAGCGCCCCCTCCCTCGCGGCCGCGGCATTGCTGCCGGTCAACGTCACACTCGGGGTGGTGCTCGGCGCGCTGCTGCTGGCCGCCGTCACCGTCGCCGCTCGAGCGCGGCTCGCGGACAGCCGTGAGCGCGGGTACGCGCGCGCCATGGCGCTCGCCGGCGCGCGGGCGGCCGCCCAACTGGCCGCCGTCTCCTACGCCATCGGCTGGGTGGTCCGGTCCGTACCGCTGCTGCTGGCCTTCGTGGCCCTGATGTTCGCCGTCGCCGTACGGACCGCGGGCCGCCGGATCACGCCTAACGCCACCTGGTGGTGGGCGGCGGTGCCGATCGCCGCCGGGGTGGCGCCGGTGGTGGCCACCTTGCTGCTGACCGGGCTGGTGCCGCTCAAGGGCGTCGCGCTGATCCCCGTCACCGGCATCCTCATCGGGGGCGCGCTCACCGCCACCGTGCTCGGCGGACGGCGGGCGCTGGACGAGCTGACCGCGCGCCACGGTGAGGTGGAGGCGGGGCTCGCGCTCGGGCTCTTGGACCGGGACGCCCGGCTGGAGATCGCCCGCCCGGCGGCCTCGGACGCACTGCTGCCGGGGCTCGACCAGACCCGGACTGTGGGACTTGTCACACTTCCCGGCGCGTTCGTCGGCATGCTGCTGGGCGGCGCCTCGCCCGTACTGGCGGGCGCGGTGCAGCTGTTCGTCCTGGTCGCGCTGATGGCGGTGCAGGCGGTGGCGGTCGCGGTGGTGCTGGAGCTGGTGGCCGCGGGGCGGCTGCACCGGAGGGTTCCCGTATCCTTGTCGGCAGCAGAAGGGGAGTAG
- a CDS encoding DoxX family protein: MSSSPTPRNLGETLDSTKPYVLSLFRIVVGLLFFCHGAASLFGWFGGMGGTGATVEAGTWPGWYAAVIQLVGGALVLLGVGSRSAAFISSGSMAYAYFHEHQPEKLWPIQNGGEAAAMFCWALLLIVFTGPGPWALDRFFGSARTSEPAPETRRQPTAVR; this comes from the coding sequence ATGTCTTCATCCCCCACACCACGCAATCTCGGTGAGACGCTCGACAGCACCAAACCGTACGTTTTGTCGCTTTTCCGCATCGTCGTCGGACTGCTGTTCTTCTGCCACGGCGCCGCCTCGCTGTTCGGCTGGTTCGGCGGCATGGGCGGCACCGGAGCCACCGTCGAGGCCGGCACCTGGCCGGGCTGGTACGCGGCGGTGATCCAGCTCGTCGGCGGTGCCCTCGTGCTGCTCGGCGTCGGCAGCCGCAGCGCGGCGTTCATCTCCTCGGGCTCGATGGCCTACGCGTACTTCCACGAGCACCAGCCGGAGAAGCTGTGGCCCATTCAGAACGGCGGTGAGGCCGCCGCGATGTTCTGCTGGGCCCTGCTGCTGATCGTCTTCACCGGACCCGGCCCCTGGGCCCTGGACCGGTTCTTCGGCTCGGCCCGTACGAGCGAGCCGGCGCCGGAGACGCGGCGTCAGCCGACCGCGGTCCGATAG
- a CDS encoding TMEM165/GDT1 family protein — protein MFSITVAAVVFGVVFLAELPDKTALAGLMLGTRYRASYVFVGVAAAFALHVLLAIAAGSVLTLLPHRLLQAIVGVLFLGGAAMLLLKKDDEEEEIRKPADQSFWKVSGAGFMLILVAEFGDLTQIMTANLAARYDDPLSVGVGAVLALWAVAGLGIVGGRTLMRFVPLRLITKVAALVMLALGGFSLYEAITS, from the coding sequence GTGTTCAGCATCACCGTCGCCGCCGTGGTCTTCGGCGTCGTCTTCCTCGCCGAACTTCCCGACAAGACCGCCCTGGCCGGGCTGATGCTCGGCACCCGCTACCGGGCGTCGTACGTCTTCGTCGGCGTGGCCGCGGCCTTCGCCCTCCACGTGCTGCTCGCGATCGCGGCGGGCAGCGTGCTCACCCTGCTGCCGCACCGGCTGCTCCAGGCGATCGTGGGCGTGCTCTTCCTCGGCGGAGCGGCGATGCTGCTCCTGAAGAAGGACGACGAGGAGGAGGAGATCCGCAAACCCGCCGACCAGAGCTTCTGGAAGGTCTCCGGGGCGGGCTTCATGCTGATCCTGGTCGCCGAGTTCGGAGATCTGACCCAGATCATGACCGCGAACCTCGCCGCCCGCTACGACGACCCGCTGTCGGTGGGCGTGGGCGCGGTGCTGGCGCTGTGGGCCGTCGCGGGGCTGGGCATCGTGGGCGGCCGCACCCTCATGCGGTTCGTACCACTGCGGCTGATCACCAAGGTCGCGGCGCTGGTGATGCTGGCGCTGGGCGGGTTCAGCCTGTACGAGGCCATCACGAGCTGA
- a CDS encoding alkaline phosphatase D family protein — MAGLRLGPLLRHVDWETGTGATVWVEADRPCEAEVRCADGAGGTARTWQIAGHHYAVIPVTGLRPGGETVYRVLLDGEQVWPLPGSPFPDSTIRTPEPGADAAPVRVAFGSCRWAAPPSDASHDPVGPDALDTLAQTLARAPQRPRPDVLILLGDQVYADETSAETRRWLATRRDLSEPPGEQVADYEEYTRLYYESWLDPEVRWLLSTVPSCMIFDDHDVIDDWNTSEAWQRRMRATPWWRERILSGLMSYWVHQHLGNLSPAELAADPLYAQVRAAADGTEALREFAARSDADPAYTRWSYRRDFGRTRLLMVDTRAARVLDEGRRAMLHDKELAWVREQALAGVDGAPDTQRPGTSATTGPEASATAGPGASGGYDHLLLGTSLPWLLPYFVHDVETWNASVCGGRRGARWARIAENLRQRGDLEHWAAFPESFDALTDTIAEVGGAAGAPATISVLSGDVHHAYVAAPDWSRCSSRPPRSQVRQLTCSPVHNSIHASIRLGFRFGWSRAGRALGRLFRRHGRVARSGLRWRKTGGPWFGNQLMTLTLRGRTAHLRLDQAQSDPSGAGARLVTALEAEWAG; from the coding sequence ATGGCCGGGCTGCGCCTGGGACCACTGCTGCGCCATGTCGACTGGGAGACCGGAACCGGCGCGACCGTCTGGGTCGAGGCCGACCGGCCCTGTGAGGCCGAGGTGCGGTGCGCCGACGGCGCCGGCGGCACGGCCCGCACCTGGCAGATCGCCGGCCACCACTACGCCGTGATCCCGGTCACCGGACTGCGGCCTGGCGGGGAGACCGTCTACCGGGTGCTGCTCGACGGTGAGCAGGTCTGGCCGCTGCCCGGCTCCCCCTTCCCCGACAGCACCATCCGCACCCCCGAGCCGGGGGCGGACGCCGCGCCGGTACGCGTGGCGTTCGGCTCCTGCCGGTGGGCCGCGCCGCCCTCCGACGCCTCGCACGACCCCGTGGGGCCCGACGCGCTCGACACCCTCGCACAGACCCTGGCCCGCGCCCCGCAGCGCCCGCGCCCCGATGTGCTGATCCTGCTGGGCGACCAGGTGTACGCGGACGAGACCTCCGCCGAGACCCGCCGCTGGCTCGCCACCCGCCGCGATCTGAGCGAACCGCCGGGCGAACAGGTCGCGGACTACGAGGAGTACACCCGGCTGTACTACGAGTCCTGGCTGGACCCCGAGGTGCGCTGGCTGCTCTCCACCGTGCCCAGCTGCATGATCTTCGACGACCACGACGTCATCGACGACTGGAACACCAGCGAGGCGTGGCAGCGCCGGATGCGCGCGACCCCGTGGTGGCGGGAGCGGATACTGAGCGGGCTGATGTCCTACTGGGTCCATCAGCACCTGGGCAACCTCTCCCCCGCCGAACTGGCCGCCGACCCGCTCTACGCACAGGTGCGCGCGGCGGCCGACGGCACCGAGGCGCTGCGGGAGTTCGCCGCCCGCTCCGACGCCGATCCGGCGTACACCCGCTGGAGCTACCGCCGCGACTTCGGGCGGACCCGGCTGCTGATGGTGGACACCCGCGCGGCGCGGGTGCTGGACGAGGGCCGGCGGGCGATGCTGCACGACAAGGAGCTCGCCTGGGTGCGCGAGCAGGCCCTGGCCGGCGTGGACGGCGCCCCGGACACCCAGCGGCCCGGGACCTCGGCCACGACGGGCCCGGAAGCATCGGCCACGGCGGGCCCGGGGGCCTCGGGCGGCTATGACCATCTGCTGCTCGGCACCTCGCTGCCCTGGCTGCTGCCGTATTTCGTGCATGACGTGGAGACGTGGAACGCCTCGGTGTGCGGCGGCAGACGCGGTGCCCGCTGGGCGCGGATCGCCGAGAACCTGCGGCAGCGCGGCGACTTGGAGCACTGGGCCGCGTTCCCCGAGTCCTTCGACGCGCTCACCGACACCATCGCCGAGGTGGGCGGCGCGGCCGGGGCGCCCGCCACGATCAGCGTGCTCTCGGGTGATGTGCACCACGCCTATGTGGCCGCCCCGGACTGGTCGCGGTGCTCGTCGCGGCCACCGCGGAGCCAGGTGCGGCAGTTGACCTGCTCTCCGGTCCACAACAGCATCCACGCGTCGATCCGGCTCGGCTTCCGCTTCGGCTGGAGCAGGGCGGGCCGCGCCCTGGGCCGGCTCTTCCGGCGCCATGGGCGGGTGGCGCGCTCCGGTCTGCGCTGGCGCAAGACGGGCGGACCGTGGTTCGGCAACCAGCTGATGACGCTGACCCTCCGGGGCCGTACCGCCCATCTGCGGCTGGACCAGGCCCAGTCGGACCCGTCGGGTGCCGGGGCCCGGCTGGTGACGGCGCTGGAGGCGGAGTGGGCGGGGTGA
- a CDS encoding HNH endonuclease family protein — protein MSDMHRRSTRRRVYARRASVFGGFAALLGTLVLNGPAAQASPPTPPSAATARTQLASLTVKAEGSSDGYSRDKFPHWITQSGSCNTREEVLKRDGENVRTDSSCAATSGTWYSEYDGETWSASSDVDIDHVVPLSEAWKSGASSWTTAQRQAFANDLTHSQLIAVTDNVNQSKGDQDPAEWLPPRTAYHCVYARMWVSVKYTYKLNLDSAEKSALSDILNGC, from the coding sequence ATGTCGGACATGCACCGTCGTTCTACCCGTCGTCGCGTCTACGCGCGTCGCGCGTCCGTCTTCGGCGGGTTCGCCGCCCTGCTGGGCACGCTCGTCCTCAACGGGCCCGCCGCCCAGGCTTCCCCGCCCACCCCGCCCAGCGCCGCCACCGCCCGCACCCAGCTGGCCTCGCTGACCGTCAAGGCCGAGGGCTCGTCCGACGGTTACAGCCGCGACAAGTTCCCGCACTGGATCACCCAGAGCGGTTCCTGCAACACCCGTGAGGAAGTCCTCAAGCGCGACGGCGAGAACGTCCGGACCGACTCCAGCTGCGCGGCCACCAGCGGCACCTGGTACTCCGAGTACGACGGCGAGACCTGGTCCGCCTCCTCCGACGTGGACATCGACCACGTCGTGCCGCTCTCCGAGGCGTGGAAGTCCGGCGCGAGCAGCTGGACCACCGCCCAGCGCCAGGCGTTCGCCAACGACCTGACCCACTCCCAGCTCATCGCCGTGACGGACAACGTCAACCAGTCCAAGGGCGACCAGGACCCCGCCGAGTGGCTGCCGCCCCGGACCGCGTACCACTGCGTGTACGCCCGGATGTGGGTCTCGGTGAAGTACACCTACAAGCTCAACCTCGACTCGGCCGAGAAGTCGGCGCTCAGCGACATCCTCAACGGCTGCTGA
- a CDS encoding DedA family protein — translation MLEHLGSLTNTPWIYAVIAASVLLDVFLPVLPSGVLVITAATAAAGTTVDPVGVVRQADAADFPAMFGLMLCAATASVLGDMVAYRLAWRGSDRLDRAIARSRRLTSAQEKLGTALVRGGGPLVVIARFAPAGRSVVSLSAGAAHRRVKEFLPWSVVAGLAWAAYSVALGYVGGQWLGASWLGTAVSVLALFAAGAGAAYVMKRPGEEETGPLAAAPAGQPVPPVHQAS, via the coding sequence TTGTTGGAACATTTGGGGTCGCTGACCAACACCCCATGGATCTACGCGGTCATCGCGGCGTCCGTCCTGCTCGACGTCTTCCTGCCCGTTCTGCCCAGCGGCGTCCTGGTCATCACCGCCGCCACCGCGGCCGCCGGCACCACCGTCGACCCCGTCGGTGTGGTGCGCCAGGCCGACGCGGCCGACTTCCCCGCCATGTTCGGGCTGATGCTGTGCGCCGCGACCGCCTCCGTCCTCGGGGACATGGTCGCCTACCGGCTGGCCTGGCGCGGCAGCGACCGGCTCGACCGCGCGATCGCCCGCTCCCGCCGGCTCACCTCCGCCCAGGAGAAGTTGGGCACCGCGCTGGTGCGCGGCGGCGGTCCGCTCGTGGTGATAGCCCGCTTCGCGCCCGCGGGACGCTCGGTCGTCAGCCTGAGCGCGGGCGCGGCCCACCGGAGGGTGAAGGAATTCCTGCCGTGGTCCGTGGTGGCCGGGCTCGCCTGGGCGGCGTACAGCGTGGCCCTCGGCTATGTCGGCGGCCAGTGGCTCGGCGCGTCCTGGCTCGGCACTGCGGTCTCGGTGCTCGCCCTGTTCGCGGCGGGCGCGGGCGCGGCGTATGTGATGAAGCGGCCCGGTGAGGAGGAGACCGGCCCGCTGGCCGCGGCCCCCGCCGGACAGCCGGTCCCCCCGGTCCATCAGGCGTCGTAG